A part of Gemmatimonas groenlandica genomic DNA contains:
- a CDS encoding type 1 glutamine amidotransferase domain-containing protein — protein MSANVNRSHPERPMRVLLIAANPATSTVTQWPVGFWWAELTHPYWTFVEAGYDVEIRSPDGGALVGDGYSDPEDASGYSAHDILSLGFKHSPTHAGQLADTKSIADVDVSAFDAVFVAGGQSPMFTFRGHSALQSLIAAFYEAGKVVAVVCHGTCLLLETRLSTGELLVRGKTWTGFATSEEQFADHLVGMRIQPFWIEDEARAIAGTNFVVDQPFREFAVRDGRLITGQQQYSGAAAARLVIETLGR, from the coding sequence ATGAGTGCCAATGTGAACCGTTCGCATCCGGAACGTCCGATGCGCGTGCTGCTGATCGCCGCGAATCCGGCCACGTCCACCGTGACCCAGTGGCCGGTCGGCTTCTGGTGGGCCGAGCTGACCCATCCGTATTGGACGTTCGTGGAAGCCGGTTACGACGTGGAGATTCGCAGTCCCGACGGTGGCGCACTGGTCGGTGACGGCTATTCCGATCCCGAGGATGCCAGCGGATACTCGGCGCACGACATTCTCTCCCTGGGCTTCAAGCATTCGCCGACGCACGCGGGGCAACTCGCCGATACCAAGAGCATCGCCGACGTCGACGTGTCCGCGTTCGACGCGGTCTTCGTGGCTGGTGGGCAGTCACCGATGTTCACCTTCCGCGGTCACTCGGCGCTTCAGTCGCTGATCGCCGCGTTCTACGAGGCGGGCAAGGTGGTGGCCGTGGTGTGCCACGGCACCTGTCTGCTGCTCGAGACACGACTCTCGACGGGTGAACTATTGGTTCGAGGCAAGACGTGGACGGGCTTTGCCACCAGCGAGGAACAGTTTGCCGACCATCTGGTCGGCATGCGCATTCAGCCATTTTGGATCGAGGACGAAGCGCGCGCGATTGCCGGCACGAACTTCGTGGTGGATCAGCCATTCCGGGAGTTCGCCGTGCGGGATGGACGACTGATCACCGGCCAGCAGCAGTACTCCGGCGCCGCGGCGGCGAGACTGGTGATCGAAACGCTCGGTCGCTGA
- a CDS encoding helix-turn-helix domain-containing protein has protein sequence MPILWRLNQRTWRYNELHRDLPRVSHKMLTQQLRELEEAGLLSRTVHPVIPPHVDYAITTLGKTALPAIEALREWGILYRTTSPPAPSPPAPRS, from the coding sequence ATGCCGATCCTGTGGCGGCTCAATCAGCGCACGTGGCGCTACAACGAATTGCATCGCGATTTACCGCGTGTGTCGCATAAGATGCTAACCCAACAGCTTCGCGAGCTGGAAGAGGCAGGGCTGCTGTCGCGCACCGTGCATCCGGTGATTCCGCCGCACGTGGACTACGCCATCACCACGCTCGGGAAAACCGCCCTACCCGCTATCGAGGCGCTTCGGGAGTGGGGGATACTGTATCGGACAACTTCTCCTCCAGCACCTTCACCCCCAGCCCCTCGCTCTTGA
- a CDS encoding MFS transporter has translation MADARTGSRKGWLNALGLHRSELRAWAMYDWAVSSMQTVITTAVFPIYFIQVAGADRTPEAATQSLGYANTVAAIVIALLAPILGAVADFKAAKKRFLFAFMLIGVVATAGMFFIDRGELLFASAMFVLSIAGATGSMTFYEALLPHIATEEEIDRVSTAAYAIGYIGGGLLLAINLAWISNPALLGLPTGDGVTPDQATLPARLAFVSVGVWWLLFSIPLFRTVPEPPRSVESDEGSTANPFAVAFSRLGETLREMRLYKQAFLAMLAFTIYNDGIQTIVKMATAFGAEIGIERPALIKAILLVQFVGIPFAFAFGTLAGKLGAKLSILFGLVVYTGICIYAYGIHTEREFYILAVLVGLVQGGTQALSRSLFASMVPKHKSGEFFGFYSVFEKFGGILGPLVFAIAIGQTGSSRGAILWVIAFFVIGGAILATVNVKEGERAARDADANLRGV, from the coding sequence ATGGCTGATGCCCGCACGGGATCCCGGAAGGGATGGTTGAACGCGCTCGGACTGCATCGATCCGAGTTGCGTGCCTGGGCAATGTACGACTGGGCCGTGTCATCGATGCAGACGGTGATTACCACGGCGGTGTTCCCGATCTACTTCATTCAAGTAGCCGGCGCTGATCGTACACCTGAAGCCGCTACCCAGTCGCTTGGCTACGCCAACACCGTCGCCGCGATTGTGATCGCCCTGCTGGCGCCGATCCTCGGGGCAGTCGCCGACTTCAAAGCGGCCAAGAAGCGCTTTCTCTTCGCCTTTATGCTGATCGGCGTCGTCGCCACCGCCGGCATGTTCTTCATCGATCGTGGTGAACTGCTGTTCGCCTCCGCAATGTTCGTGCTCTCGATTGCGGGCGCCACCGGTAGCATGACGTTTTATGAAGCGCTGTTGCCGCACATCGCGACCGAAGAAGAGATCGATCGCGTGTCCACCGCCGCCTATGCCATCGGCTACATCGGTGGTGGACTCCTGTTGGCCATCAATCTGGCGTGGATCAGCAACCCGGCCCTGCTGGGCCTGCCAACGGGCGACGGCGTCACCCCCGATCAGGCCACGCTGCCGGCGCGCCTCGCCTTCGTATCCGTCGGCGTATGGTGGCTGCTGTTCTCCATTCCCCTGTTCCGCACGGTCCCGGAACCGCCGCGTTCCGTCGAATCGGACGAAGGCTCGACCGCGAACCCGTTTGCCGTCGCGTTCTCTCGACTCGGCGAAACGCTGCGCGAAATGCGCCTGTACAAGCAGGCATTTCTGGCCATGCTCGCGTTCACGATCTACAACGATGGCATTCAAACCATCGTGAAAATGGCGACCGCTTTCGGGGCCGAGATCGGCATCGAGCGGCCGGCGCTGATCAAGGCGATCTTGCTCGTGCAGTTTGTCGGCATCCCGTTCGCCTTTGCCTTCGGCACGCTCGCCGGTAAGCTCGGTGCGAAACTGTCCATCTTGTTCGGGTTGGTGGTCTACACCGGCATCTGCATCTACGCGTACGGCATTCACACGGAGCGCGAGTTCTACATCCTCGCCGTGCTCGTGGGCCTCGTGCAAGGTGGCACACAGGCGCTGAGCCGTTCGCTGTTCGCCAGCATGGTCCCGAAGCACAAGAGCGGCGAGTTCTTCGGCTTCTACTCTGTGTTTGAGAAGTTCGGCGGCATTCTTGGTCCACTCGTGTTCGCGATTGCCATCGGGCAAACGGGTAGCAGCCGCGGCGCCATTCTCTGGGTGATCGCATTCTTCGTGATCGGTGGCGCCATTCTGGCCACCGTGAACGTGAAAGAAGGCGAACGCGCCGCGCGTGATGCCGATGCGAATCTGCGTGGCGTGTGA
- a CDS encoding lysophospholipid acyltransferase family protein — MLYELLKPVVGVALHWYYRSILTEGIERIPKDGPVFLAVNHPNALVDALVVGFAVPRRVRFTAKATIFANPLVARFLHTVGVVPLRRASDESKAAGSSSASPADAERNAASFEAVADALADQGAIVIFPEGKSHDLPQLAPLRTGLARMTLQAYQAHGVRGVRIVPIGLLFERKEAPRSRVLIQVGEPIHVDPLVDAGVSVATLTQLVTARLAAVTLNFDSASDAERLQRVGGTLSALLEPTPSVAEGTPSLGRVLELLHRLDRVHSALQARDDVELQARLDDFEARVRAFRTRLDTRGIDPHDLAISAHASDGLRFAIREATLALIAAPIGLWGRLTHYVPIQFARRLALRNVQALDEPAMRTLVVGLVLVLAAYVVQTALVASLAGGWWALAFFMTLVPSASSDLRYGDRTRRARDRARAYFAFRRDPALQGALLAEADAIRQDAFALERLAAEQ; from the coding sequence ATGCTGTACGAACTGCTCAAACCCGTCGTCGGGGTCGCGCTGCATTGGTACTATCGCTCGATCCTGACGGAAGGGATCGAGCGCATACCGAAGGACGGTCCGGTTTTTCTCGCCGTCAATCATCCCAACGCGTTGGTCGACGCGCTGGTGGTGGGCTTCGCCGTCCCTCGACGCGTGCGCTTCACCGCCAAGGCCACCATCTTCGCCAATCCGCTCGTCGCCAGGTTCTTGCACACCGTCGGCGTCGTCCCGCTGCGGCGTGCCAGCGACGAAAGTAAGGCGGCCGGTTCCTCGTCGGCCTCGCCTGCCGACGCCGAACGCAATGCCGCCTCGTTCGAAGCGGTGGCCGACGCGCTCGCCGATCAGGGCGCCATCGTGATCTTCCCCGAGGGCAAGAGTCACGACCTGCCGCAGCTCGCGCCTCTGCGCACGGGGCTGGCCCGTATGACGCTGCAGGCGTATCAGGCGCATGGCGTGCGCGGCGTCCGCATCGTGCCGATCGGCCTGCTCTTCGAGCGCAAGGAAGCGCCGCGCTCGCGCGTGCTGATCCAGGTCGGCGAACCGATTCACGTCGACCCGTTGGTCGACGCCGGCGTCTCGGTGGCCACGCTCACGCAGTTGGTCACGGCGCGACTCGCTGCTGTGACGTTGAACTTCGATTCCGCGAGCGACGCCGAGCGCTTGCAGCGGGTAGGCGGAACACTCAGCGCGCTGCTCGAGCCGACCCCCTCAGTGGCCGAGGGCACGCCGTCGCTGGGCCGCGTGCTGGAACTATTACATCGTCTCGACCGCGTACACAGCGCGCTGCAAGCGCGCGACGACGTCGAGCTTCAGGCTCGGCTCGACGACTTCGAAGCGCGCGTGCGCGCCTTTCGCACACGCCTCGACACACGTGGCATCGACCCACACGATCTCGCGATCAGTGCGCACGCGTCAGATGGTCTGCGCTTCGCCATCCGCGAGGCCACACTGGCACTCATCGCTGCACCGATCGGACTCTGGGGTCGCCTCACTCACTACGTACCGATCCAGTTCGCCCGTCGACTGGCTCTTCGCAATGTCCAGGCGCTCGACGAACCCGCGATGCGCACGCTGGTGGTCGGGCTGGTGCTGGTGCTCGCCGCCTACGTCGTCCAAACCGCGTTGGTGGCGTCACTGGCCGGCGGGTGGTGGGCGCTCGCGTTCTTCATGACCCTCGTGCCGTCGGCCAGCAGCGACCTGCGGTACGGTGACCGCACCCGTCGAGCCCGTGATCGCGCCCGAGCCTATTTCGCATTCCGACGCGATCCGGCACTGCAGGGTGCGCTGCTGGCCGAGGCCGATGCCATCCGGCAGGACGCTTTCGCGCTGGAGCGGCTGGCGGCGGAACAGTAG
- a CDS encoding type IV pilin protein → MRPSRSRQGFTLIELLIVVVIIGILAALAIPKFQSTKGKAYAAALKSDLKNVASMQEDYFYYNETYAANVGALSFSSTNGVTINIAEADGRGWSATSTHPAAFPLTCAVYYGQAAPLGGATAEGVVHCQ, encoded by the coding sequence ATGCGACCGTCCCGTTCCCGTCAGGGATTCACATTGATCGAGCTGCTGATTGTCGTAGTCATCATCGGCATTCTGGCGGCGCTGGCGATCCCGAAGTTCCAGAGCACCAAGGGCAAGGCGTACGCGGCGGCGCTGAAAAGCGACTTGAAGAACGTCGCGTCGATGCAGGAAGACTATTTTTATTACAACGAGACGTACGCGGCGAATGTGGGTGCCCTGAGCTTCAGCAGCACCAACGGCGTGACCATCAACATTGCCGAAGCGGACGGGCGGGGCTGGTCGGCTACGTCGACGCACCCGGCGGCGTTTCCGCTCACCTGCGCGGTGTATTACGGGCAGGCCGCCCCACTCGGCGGTGCCACCGCGGAAGGTGTTGTACACTGCCAGTAG
- the polA gene encoding DNA polymerase I: protein MQRPTAPRLFLIDGYALIYRAFFALMTRPLVTSHGENTSATWGIATFLKRLLVTHKPELLGWVHDSGATFRDDLYPEYKATREKLTDELQADFDRGLERINQLLAAYSIPVLAVPGFEADDVIGTLARKGVDAGYNVVIVSGDKDFQQLVRPGVWLLNPGRGGPASVEEQWVGVENANDRLGVPPDRVIDYLALVGDSSDNVPGVKGIGEKGAQELIAQFGALEDILAHVHEITKKRPREALLAQEAEARLSKQLVTIHQDVPVALDPSTLQMSAPDTQALRHLYLELEFTSLLKDLGGSAPSDAAAPPPAIVPRPAELSLDTDAADSAPTYSNRPAALAMTMSASGVPVLADARYVTVDTVPALEALLDRVRDVPFIAFDTETVPEPGAPATIDAMRATMVGLSIAVAPGEAYYLPFAHRHEDGGGNLALLSGDAGIAGRRLNAGVEPPVNLPAFASDAIAPLRAMLEDASVKKLAQNAKYDVLVLRGAGVRLAGLEFDTMLASYVIDPGRRSHGLDLLALEFLGHTMTAYEQLCGKGRNQLPFDVVPVDAARDYSCEDVDITMRLRAKLEPMLGSHGMSDLFRNVEVPLVEVLADMEWDGIAIDLTWFESLKTRFKSERERVEQLIYTEAGQEFNINSNPQLRVILFDKLGLPVKKKTATGPSTDASVLQELAEEGHTLPTLLMEYREIFKLEGTYIDALPKLVHPRDHRLHTSFNQTVAATGRLSSTDPNLQNIPNRRELGREIRRGFVPRPGWRLLSADYSQIELRLLAHLSGDPAFVSAFRAGGDIHRQTAAIIFGVDLADVNGEMRARAKTINFATIYGQGAHALSRQLKLPHAEAKAFIDTYFERFAGVKAFLDRCVVEAKAKGYAETLFHRRRYIPELKERNHNMRAFGERVAANAPIQGSAADLIKIAMIQVHQALASEGLASRMLLQVHDELIFELPAGEQAALSALVKREMESAAALDVPLLVEMGVGDDWVAAKS, encoded by the coding sequence GTGCAACGTCCCACCGCTCCGCGTCTGTTCCTGATTGATGGCTATGCCCTGATCTACCGCGCGTTCTTCGCGCTGATGACGCGTCCGCTTGTGACGAGCCACGGTGAGAACACCTCGGCCACTTGGGGCATCGCGACGTTTCTCAAGCGGTTGTTGGTCACGCACAAGCCGGAGTTGTTGGGCTGGGTACACGACTCCGGCGCGACGTTTCGCGATGATCTGTACCCCGAGTACAAGGCCACGCGCGAGAAGCTGACCGACGAACTGCAGGCCGACTTCGATCGTGGGCTCGAGCGCATCAATCAGTTGCTCGCGGCCTACAGCATTCCCGTACTCGCGGTGCCGGGCTTCGAAGCCGACGACGTGATCGGTACGCTCGCGCGCAAAGGCGTGGACGCCGGATACAACGTGGTGATAGTATCGGGCGACAAGGACTTTCAGCAGCTCGTGCGCCCCGGTGTATGGCTGCTCAATCCGGGTCGTGGCGGCCCGGCCAGTGTGGAAGAGCAGTGGGTCGGTGTCGAAAACGCCAACGATCGTCTCGGTGTGCCGCCGGATCGCGTGATCGACTATCTCGCATTGGTGGGCGATTCGTCGGACAACGTGCCCGGCGTGAAGGGCATCGGCGAGAAGGGTGCGCAGGAGCTCATCGCGCAGTTCGGTGCGCTCGAGGACATTCTCGCGCACGTGCACGAGATCACGAAGAAGCGGCCGCGTGAGGCGTTGCTGGCGCAGGAAGCGGAAGCGCGCTTGTCGAAGCAGCTGGTCACGATTCATCAGGACGTGCCGGTCGCACTCGATCCGTCCACGCTGCAGATGAGCGCACCCGATACGCAGGCGCTGCGTCATCTGTATCTCGAGCTCGAGTTCACATCGCTGCTGAAAGACCTGGGTGGGAGCGCGCCGAGCGACGCCGCCGCGCCCCCGCCTGCGATCGTGCCGCGACCGGCGGAGCTGTCGCTCGACACGGATGCGGCCGACAGCGCACCGACCTATTCGAACCGTCCCGCGGCGCTGGCGATGACGATGAGCGCAAGTGGTGTGCCGGTGCTGGCCGACGCGCGCTATGTCACCGTCGACACCGTCCCGGCACTCGAGGCACTGCTCGATCGCGTGCGCGACGTGCCGTTCATCGCGTTCGACACGGAGACGGTGCCCGAGCCTGGCGCGCCGGCCACGATTGATGCGATGCGGGCCACGATGGTCGGCTTGTCGATCGCCGTTGCGCCAGGCGAGGCATACTACCTGCCATTCGCGCATCGTCACGAGGACGGCGGCGGCAATCTCGCGTTGTTGTCGGGTGATGCCGGCATCGCGGGCCGACGGTTGAACGCGGGTGTAGAGCCACCGGTGAATTTGCCGGCGTTCGCCAGTGACGCGATCGCGCCGCTGCGCGCGATGCTGGAAGACGCGAGTGTGAAGAAGCTGGCGCAGAATGCGAAGTACGATGTGCTCGTGCTGCGCGGCGCCGGTGTGCGGTTGGCCGGTCTCGAGTTCGATACGATGCTGGCGAGTTATGTGATCGATCCGGGGCGCCGTTCACACGGTCTCGATTTGCTCGCGCTCGAGTTTCTCGGTCACACGATGACGGCGTACGAGCAGCTGTGCGGCAAGGGCCGCAATCAGCTGCCCTTCGATGTCGTCCCGGTCGATGCCGCACGTGACTACTCGTGCGAAGACGTCGACATCACGATGCGGTTGCGCGCGAAGCTCGAGCCGATGCTGGGCAGTCACGGCATGTCGGACTTGTTCCGCAACGTGGAAGTGCCGCTGGTCGAAGTGCTAGCCGACATGGAGTGGGACGGCATCGCCATCGATCTCACATGGTTCGAGTCGCTGAAGACGCGATTCAAGAGTGAACGCGAGCGCGTCGAGCAGCTGATTTATACCGAGGCCGGGCAGGAGTTCAACATCAACTCCAATCCGCAGCTGCGCGTGATTCTGTTCGACAAGCTCGGACTGCCGGTGAAGAAGAAGACGGCCACCGGGCCCAGCACCGACGCGAGCGTGTTGCAGGAACTGGCCGAAGAAGGGCACACGCTACCGACGCTGCTGATGGAGTATCGCGAGATCTTCAAGTTGGAAGGCACGTACATCGACGCGTTGCCGAAGCTGGTGCATCCGCGCGATCACCGGTTGCACACGTCGTTCAACCAAACGGTGGCGGCCACGGGTCGATTGTCGAGTACCGACCCGAACCTGCAGAACATTCCGAACCGTCGTGAGCTGGGCCGCGAGATCCGTCGTGGGTTCGTGCCTCGGCCGGGCTGGCGGCTGCTCAGTGCCGACTACTCACAGATCGAACTGCGGTTGCTGGCGCATTTGTCGGGTGATCCGGCGTTCGTGTCGGCCTTCAGGGCCGGCGGCGATATTCACCGGCAAACGGCGGCGATCATTTTCGGCGTGGATCTGGCCGATGTGAACGGCGAGATGCGGGCGCGCGCGAAGACGATCAACTTCGCCACGATCTACGGGCAGGGAGCGCACGCGCTTTCGCGGCAGCTCAAGCTCCCGCATGCCGAGGCGAAGGCCTTCATCGACACGTACTTCGAGCGGTTCGCCGGAGTGAAGGCGTTCCTCGATCGCTGTGTGGTGGAGGCCAAGGCGAAGGGATACGCGGAGACGCTGTTCCACCGTCGTCGCTACATCCCGGAGCTCAAGGAGCGAAACCACAACATGCGCGCCTTTGGCGAGCGGGTGGCGGCCAACGCGCCGATCCAAGGCTCGGCGGCCGACCTGATCAAGATCGCGATGATCCAGGTGCACCAGGCGCTGGCCAGCGAGGGGCTGGCTTCGCGGATGCTGCTCCAGGTACACGACGAACTGATCTTCGAGTTGCCGGCCGGTGAGCAGGCGGCGCTGTCGGCGCTTGTGAAGCGGGAGATGGAGTCGGCGGCGGCGCTGGATGTGCCGTTGCTGGTGGAAATGGGGGTAGGCGACGATTGGGTGGCCGCCAAGTCGTGA
- a CDS encoding GWxTD domain-containing protein, giving the protein MATATTLLALVTACAGNRPAVGPGSTAASPGPGGAAGAAGTGVVPGSPADMQRLYRSMGLIAGTGAIPFVSSVSFLRSPTPDSTLTLIALSLPSRVLGFTRQGERYAASYVARLEVRQGTTVVKLIEATEKVLVPTFRETSRTDESIIWQQFLKLAPGRYSVALSIKDEASIRNASEEVQLEVPRLSPDMLGSPLPVYEAIPRGTADSLPRILARPRATVVFGQDSILPLYLDAVGSAAPTRAHVRIVGEGDTRLFDTDIELPARGEGHSTTYGVPVNKMGIGINTLLVSVPGRADTARARVLVSLGDDLPIASFDEMFSYLRYFTTADRLKTLRDATPAQRPDAWAAFLRATDPIPGTAENEGLRDYFGRIRIANVRFRDDGPVGWQSDRGTAFVALGDPDNIVDTGMTDPNARVRQQIWEYRELRVQIVFVDQTGFGRWRLSTQGRAELDNAIRRRMASRQ; this is encoded by the coding sequence GTGGCGACTGCCACGACCCTGTTGGCCCTGGTGACCGCCTGTGCCGGCAATCGACCGGCCGTCGGACCGGGCTCAACCGCTGCGTCGCCGGGACCCGGTGGGGCCGCGGGCGCCGCGGGTACCGGCGTCGTGCCCGGCTCGCCCGCCGACATGCAGCGGTTGTATCGCAGCATGGGCCTGATCGCCGGCACCGGCGCCATTCCGTTCGTATCGTCGGTGTCCTTCCTGCGCTCGCCGACGCCCGACAGCACGCTCACGCTGATCGCCCTCAGCCTTCCGTCGCGCGTGCTGGGCTTTACCCGCCAGGGCGAGCGCTACGCCGCGAGCTATGTGGCGCGTCTCGAAGTGCGGCAGGGCACCACGGTGGTGAAGCTGATCGAAGCCACCGAAAAGGTGCTGGTCCCGACGTTCCGCGAAACGTCGCGCACCGACGAAAGCATCATCTGGCAGCAGTTCCTGAAGCTGGCGCCGGGGCGGTATAGCGTGGCCCTCAGCATCAAGGATGAGGCGAGCATTCGCAACGCGTCAGAAGAAGTGCAACTCGAAGTGCCACGCTTGTCGCCCGACATGCTTGGCTCGCCGCTGCCAGTGTATGAAGCGATTCCGCGGGGGACCGCCGATTCACTGCCGCGGATTCTCGCCCGGCCGCGCGCCACGGTGGTCTTCGGACAGGATTCGATTCTCCCGCTCTACCTCGATGCGGTCGGCTCGGCCGCACCGACGCGCGCCCACGTGCGCATCGTGGGCGAAGGGGACACGCGCTTGTTCGACACCGATATCGAACTGCCGGCGCGCGGCGAAGGACACAGCACCACGTACGGCGTGCCGGTCAACAAGATGGGCATCGGCATCAACACCTTGCTGGTCAGCGTCCCGGGACGCGCCGACACCGCGCGCGCGCGCGTGCTCGTGAGCCTGGGCGATGATCTGCCGATCGCGTCGTTCGACGAGATGTTCTCGTACCTGCGCTACTTTACGACCGCCGACCGACTCAAGACGTTGCGCGATGCGACGCCGGCCCAGCGCCCCGACGCGTGGGCGGCATTTCTCAGGGCCACCGATCCGATTCCCGGCACCGCCGAGAATGAAGGACTGCGTGATTACTTCGGGCGCATTCGCATCGCCAACGTCCGCTTCCGCGACGACGGGCCAGTGGGCTGGCAGAGCGATCGTGGCACCGCCTTCGTCGCGCTCGGTGATCCCGACAACATCGTCGATACCGGTATGACCGATCCGAACGCGCGTGTGCGTCAGCAGATCTGGGAGTATCGCGAGCTGCGCGTGCAGATCGTCTTCGTCGATCAGACGGGATTCGGACGCTGGCGTTTGTCGACGCAGGGTCGCGCCGAACTCGATAACGCAATCCGTCGTCGCATGGCGTCGCGGCAGTGA